In Eriocheir sinensis breed Jianghai 21 chromosome 18, ASM2467909v1, whole genome shotgun sequence, the genomic stretch AAAAGTTTTACATAAATTAAAGAACTTGAGCTAAAATTGACCCTGGTTTCTTGATATTAATGACAAAGATTATTCAGTTACAAGAGAAATTTCACTGTCTCCTGATGCAGAGTGAAGTCAGAGTTGCTGCAGCAAATGAATGGCATCGAGGAGGATGCCAGCTCTGCAGTATTTGTGCTCGGGGCCACCAACTGCCCCTGGGACATGGATCCGGCCTTTCTGCGGCGGTTCCAGAAGTGTATTTATGCACCTCTTCCTGGCAGGTAATAAAGAGGCAGCCACTTTCTTCATATAAATGTATTTATAATTCTCATTTTCCTAAGCTTGACTAAGTATCAGCATAATCATCTGTCTTCTTTTTGAATGGTATATTGGATGATCTCTATTGCTTCCTCTATTGTTGGGTGTCATGAAGAGAAGAGACATCATGAGCAAACTTTTCTTCATAGAAAACATACTTCTCACATTTCCTTGGCATTGATAAAGTTTGAGAATGATGTCTTTGATGCTGCCACCATTGTCTTCTTATGTACTTTTGTCCATCAGAGAAGCACGACGAGGCATCATCAGCAAGCACTTCTCAGAGGTGTCATTACATTTGACTGActcagactggcagacactcttGGATGCCACTGAGGGCTACTCGGGCGCTGACCTCGCACACCTCGCCACAACAGCTGCCTTCCTCCCCATTAGGGAACTGCAGTCTGCACGCTTCTGGAGGTTCACAGCAGGTGGGTTTGCTTGACGTAAGGAGCAGTCATGAAATAACTCTATAAATATTTCCTTGTGTAGGTGTGCTTTAACCTCAGTTATGTCACTGTATACAGTATCCTCCCCTCCACTATATTTGTATTCACGCCAGCTTTTTCTTCATATGTTAAAGAAGGGTGTGTAAGAGGGGAAAGTTTAAAGTTAATGTAATCAACAGTGAAGTAATGGTATTTGAAAAGGCAAGAGAGCAAACCATTGATTTTGTAAGGCCATACAGGATTAGGGCAGAGAGATGACAAAATGTAAGGATCTGGTTGTGGGAATAGAAGATGGAggattcacataaaattagtactttggGATTGTTTTGTGTAAGTAAGCATGGGACCatgaagggagaggtaagggagagaacagTTAAAGGCAGAAAAGTGACAGGCACACTGACGAGAGTTATAAAGGAAGAAGTTTGAGCTTGTCACATACATCAGACATCAGATGCAGATCCAGGAAAAAAGTTTGGGGGGGACCCGATGCCAGGGTTTTTGCAGGTGGAAGGGGCATTAGTATGACCGGTTCGCCATTCTCAGCAGTCTATTCCTGAATAACTGGTGGAGACCTGAATCAATGGGCATAACGACTTGTCTTGGTGCCAAAGCATTCTTGGGCagccagtgttcctcttcggatccgaatgagacgGCCGATTCCTCTGGAAAAAGGCATTGTTATGGCTGCAGCGCACTTCTGAGCTATTTTTCCTGTATCCGCTCAGGACCATGTGGggccccgggccccctgggccccccccttGGATCCGCCAATGTCAGACATGGACGTGGAATGTAGCACAACAATCATGATTACACATTGTGGAAATGAGCTATAAAAGAGATGTGTGTAGGGTGTCAAGATAAAattaagagaggaatgaagatgcGTATGTATGATAATTTTGTTAAGGATGTAAcaggaaagggagtggagagtggagtggttgaatgggtgaaATGTGATACTCTGAGATGGACATGTGAAGGGAGTGTAAGGACAGGGGAAGTGCATGAGGACAGGATTTATCAGAGGGAGGTGAGCAGTGAAAGGGATCAATAGAGTGGACAAGTgttagagggagagaagtggcaAGCTAGGAATTCAACGTGCTAAGATGGAGTAACAAAACAGGAAAATTTGGAGACTTTTACTGCTGCCACCCTTTGGGGCAAGTTCCTGTGAGGTGACAGGGCATCAGAGATATAGATGAACAAATAGCTTGACATTATACTTTCTTGTGTAGCCATATTTGGAATGCAAAACTGACCAACAAGAAaagtattttttattatattcctaAGTTTCCTGTAATAAATAGAGTTCCTGaattatcttttatatatatttattgtgtGCCTCCAGACAACAAGATCACACCTTGCTCCAATGAAACGCTAGGAGCTATGCAGTACACCCTCAGTAAGCTGCCAGCAAACAGGGTGAGTTCAGGCATTTCATTGACAatcactatagtcggttccatgAGAGCTGGCGGaaattttccttcaggggtggactcacagacttggcatcattgcttgagtgacggtctcCGCGCTGCTCATTGGCTGTTTTTTACTAGATCTAAGCTGCGGCATTTTCGTTTgccatgacatagcctactatctctcactctctgctACCTCTTAGAATCAACACTGTTGGTATATAAATGTAGTAATTCTTATAATCGCTCCTCCTTATGGCtattttattagtttattacccacgAATATTAGAAACATATTTCAGGAAGAATGATAGgatgatgaaagaaatgagaaggttcttgccttaggccaatgtTTCCATTCTGAGTCTGTAGCATTACTACATATTATGACTAAGCCAggcctaaaaatataccaagaaaccttgcaataaatgagttaattagactgtagcctagcactttgtagtggtaaaaagtagtaaaaaaagtcTAGCCTCAACAGTCGCTCAGTCGCTGGACATTGTCCGTTTACATGCAGTTcggacttagttttgttatgaatgtcgtttcagattaatttatcattcaaaaggcacatacttatcaataaagatattattgcattagtttttgtCGGTGCAATCTGTTGCCTTACAACTCACAAAGGGTTTTGTTAGGAATACAAAGGCAGTTTTATGCGCgtcagaacaagttaagaattggccaatgagcctgcagtaccatcacccatacaatgataccaagtccacgagtccacccctgaaggaaaatctctgCCAGCTCTCGTGAAACCGATTTTAGTTCAGAATTTTTACCAGAAATAAcaattattattacatttataaGCCTCAAGATAGTTTACTGATATATACTGAAACATTTGATTGTTTAGGTTGTAGCTCGAGAGGTGGAGCTCCAGGACTTCCTGACtgcaacacacaccacaccccgcACAGTGAGGCCTGCAGACACCCAGCGCTACCAGGAGTTCCTGCAGGCCAGCCACCAGACCTAGCTCGGGTGGAGCAGGTAATGCAGTCAGTACCTGGCATGCTCAGCTTCCCAGACTCCGGGAAAGTGTAGTTAGAGAGCCCTGTGAGGCCTTCGGGAAAGTAGTGTGCATGGGAGTTGTGACCCTCAACCAGGTTTGCCTTGTATTCTTCTTTAAACTTTTCTGTTTTTGTCTAAGTTATATTTCCATGTGAACTatttattcaattttctttttaattgtcAGTCACCTGTTGGTTGGTTGGTCATAATTTCCACACAACTTCACCTCAGTTGCTCTTCATCAGAGACAATTACGTATACAGTTTTTGATTGCCATGAGGTGATATATTTAGTTGAGTATTTACAGAAaattatttgtctttatttaaaaaaagaaaaaaaagtcttgaAAACATTCATGAAAAGGATATATTACATATTATAtactattttatatattatttttgtaaGATTTATATTTTTGTATTGGTGGTCTTGAATAATGTCAGGCTTCATTAAGTGGAAAAAACTTTATATCTTATGCATGCTATTACATTACTAATTGTCCTTTGATTAagaaattatttttttccttttaggcTATAATGGATCtttatatttttgtatgttttatgtatatagaaCATTCTTTATATTCCTATTTACTTATGCATTTATCTATATCTACCAATTTATAACAATGCATTGCTgactatgtgtatgtatgttcgGGGGGTggggtacatgtgtgtgtgtatgtgtgtgtgtgtgtgtgtgtcaatattttcttcttcattgtaaCAACTTCCTCAGTCAAAAGTGTGTTTTCAAGAGTAGAGAAACAGTGTAACAAAATCATTGCCGTGCACAAAGGTTCGCTGGTCCTCGCAGCTTTACTCCATGGTGGAGTGTGTATTAAACAGGAGGTAATGATACTTTTGtgtggtgtatatatatattttttttcattttaagcaAAGCTTATACTGTTGCCTAATGCCAGATAGTCATTTTTCTTGCATGAAGATTTATTGGTTATGGGGAGTTTTTAGGAATATCAAACAAACTTAGTGTTATTCCTCAGGCAATTAACCAATTACTTTGAATAAATCATACAATTCTGCTATTTGTTTGTATTGTATTTATACAGTAAATGGCAAACAATATAACCACGATTGCATACATCCTTGTGTATGTCAGTAAATCAAGTGGGCTGCCCTAGAGCCTCCACCCTCATGGAGAGCCAAGGAGGCAGGTTTTATGGAAATACTCATAATGTTCAGCTGAAAAGATAACTGTCACTAAACATCAGATAGAGCTGAAGTGTTCTAGGTATGTTTCAAGACCACATGGCCACAATTCCCTCCAAACTAGGAGTATTCAACCATTTCAGCTCTGTAATAAGGTCACACACTTTTGTAATTGTCAAAGCACAGTTGTTTGACTTCACCTGTTATTTAGGCCGAGAGTAGGTCATCTTTTTCTCCCTAGCTTTGTTCCTCTCCCATGCTAGACACACAATGGAGAGAGCAGCTCCTGATGACAGCAAGAGGAATGCTGTCGCCACCACACTTGCCTCCACAGGGACAAACTCAAAGTCTGAGCAGTCGGCCGGCcgtggcgcccactctgagtgcCACTTTGCCATCAGTCCTGTTGACTTCATCTTGAGAATTCtgcaagggaagagagagagatggatatttTTAGTTTCAGAAATTGATACATAAATTTTAACAGATACGTAAGAGTTTTGGGGCACATCAAAGCCTGCTGATAAATTTGATCATACAGAAACTTATGGATAAAGGAAAGTATTCTTCACCAATTCGTCTGTGATTATTTCATAACTTACATGCTGTTGAGGATGGGTATGAGCGGAGAGCCTTTCTTCACTGCAAAGGCACTCATGGAGGGAAAGTTGGGCGAGGGCAGGATGAAGTAGCGACAGTCTGCACCGAAGCGTTGGTTAAGGTACGGCCCCGCATCAAGGTACACGTAGGGCTCATGCAGCACtctgtctgtcccttcctctcgaGATTCCACAAAATCTTCCTCTCGCACCTTCTGCCAAGCCTCCTGGTGATCTGGGTTGCTGGAGGTCTATTGGGAGTGAGAGTTCATTGGAAATGTTTTGATCTGTGGATGATGTATATCACAGCCCCAAAGAACAAAATGCCATTCAGGAGAGATGTAAATACCAGAAAACATGATGATGGCACAAATTATTAAATTGTTATGAATAAAAGATACAAGCTACTTTGATGAAAATAATACAAAGATGAACATGAAGATTGTGAGTAACAGTTAGACAAGCTTCTCTTTCTTACCCTGGGGTATACTGTGATGGGAGATCCTCAAGGTGCTGAATCTaagcaaaaagtataaaagtgaaaaaaattgcCAGTAATAGGCCAACAAGCTCTCCTCTTCTCACCCTGAAGTATTCTATGATGGAAGATCCCCTCAAGATGCTGAGTCTAAGCCGTGGGTGTCTGGTGACATCAGCGATGGTGGAGACAGTGGGCAGCGGGGGACCCACAGCCATGGATGACACAAGGTAGCTCGTGTAGTGAGCCAGGATCAGCACCTGTGGAAGGCAATGGACCAGTTACTAATTAAGCACCTTTGTGGTGTAATTAAGAACCTTTGTATTATAGTTCAGCATCTCAATTAATTTTGGCTTCTGCCCATCTCCCAAAAGAGGTTCTGCTATTACTTCTGCTACTGCCATTATTTAAACTATATTACCAATGCTGCTATTACTAAACCTGAAGTACTACTGCAACTACACCATTACTCACTTGCAGCATCAACAGTGTCAGAAAGACTAGACGACTGGAAGTGGTTCGAAACACCGCATTGGTAcctgagaaagtaagaaagagagatatAGAAACAGAGACTTAATTAACATTTCTAATATTGAGAAATAGCCAAAGCAGATATGGTTTGGATATTCCCTTTTActtccatcactcctcctcctccacctaccttgGCCACACagtcctgccaccaccaccatgaggGCGTCGCCAGGGTGAAGGGGTTGCTGGGGGTGCTGGAGGGAGGTGAGGCAGAGGGTGGCATGGATGGCTACAAGGGACATGACGAGAACCAGCCACACACGCACCTCAAACTCTGCCGTGAAGGTGCTCCACTTGCGGTCGTCATTGGTGGGCCGTTTCATGATGAGGAGATACCTGGAGGTGCACGAGATTACATAAGAAATTGAAATACATACTGGCAGGCATCATTAGTGGGCTGTTTTATGATGAGATACCTCGAGGTGCATGCATGGTACTCAAGAGGAAGTTTGAATTATGTTAGAACTGTCTTgaatgtttatatgtataatgcTGCAAGACACTCATGAAGCAAgagtgaaaataagaaataacacaaataacagCCACCAGGGGCGTTAATTTTTAGAATATGAGCAATTGTAGAATCATtttaaaggcacttgtaaatgcaaatTTCAGACATTTTATTTCTTAAAACTAGGTGCACACTGAATAATTGAAGATCCACTTAATCCAGTTAAGCATAATGATAAATGGTAAAAATGAGGATAACAGTAATGTACTCTGATGGCGATATGATGTGGAGGGAGTTAAATGAATCAATATGACACCTCAGTAATCAATTGCCTTAGATCCCAATCAACGTTACCCACCCTCCTAGGTCTATAATGGTCTCCATGATTGGAAGGGGTTTGACATAACAGACCCAAATTTGTCTTTTCGGGTCAAATATATAAATGGGGCTTCATTTTGGGCCACTGAATTTAGCTTGTCCTCCTGCCATAGCAGCAATGGTTAAATTTCGCATTTTGGGGCCCCCCtcactttggggcccggggggcgatttcaaacagccccccctcgccccccccctcaggaacgccactgACAGCCACCTAAGGAAAGCCAAGAAAGAAACTATGAGAGGAAGGCTGTTGCAAAGGCTATCTCTATGACTCTTAACTGTCTAATCAAGTGGTATAGAACTGAAGcaaggatagagagaaagggctataagagaaaaagtaagatacATGGAGTTGGCGACATGTTTACATTACAAATACCTCGAGCTTCTTGCTATATACGTATGGTGTGAAGAGACTAGGAGGggtagaaaggggagggaaaggaaaggcaataaTGATATCTAGAGTTGCCTTGCATTTATGtctgtatagaaaaaaaaaaagtaatgaaaatatgCGCGACGTTCCGTAGAATTACATCCGAATTCCCTGAACTTGTCCGCGAAAATGTTACCTTAAGCATACGaacacagaggaaaggaaagatgctaagagaaaggagagagagagtaatgacagcattgaaaaaataaatgaaaacatggaggaataggaaaaatgtGATGGTcgcaaagggagaaaaaagtagcGATAAATAAGAGTTAAGATCAACGGTGagaaaatggaaacaagaaaaaaatacaaacgaaaaaaaaagagataacgtTATGGACATGGAAAGACAGCAGtaaaagcagaggaagaaatggaCTGGCCCAAAGGAATGAAAACTCaatcaaaaataaaaatagaaactaGAGAGGAAAGACGAGCATACCAAACCCTATCTAAATTCACACTCATCATATTCACCACTCAAACCCCCCAAAAGACaccaaggaggaagaaaagctatAGACAAAAGCATCCAAAGTCCTCTCAACTCACTGggtcctcatcaccaccatgagGAAGTCGACGGCTCTGCTCCGTTGCTGCGTGACGTCCAGTGAGGCCATGGCGATGTCAGCATGGCCCTCCACGATGTCCCTGACTAAGCCTGTCCAGTGTCCGTCCTGTTTGAGGGCGCCCCAGTGCCCGTCACGAGTAGCGAAGCACGTTGACCTGTGTAGAAGAACATTATTTTCATACTACTTCTACGTCTCCtcgccgtcctcctcctcatcttcctcctcctcatcatcatcttcctcctcctcatcatcatcttcctcctcctcctcccgtcataGTTAGCAAAGCACGTAGACCTGTAGTGCATAGAGAGGTAGCGATCGTTCAGGGTCAGGCttagttaggttacgttaggcatATAAATCACTGAACATAAGCAGGGTTCTTCAGAGCGCGAAGTTACGACAGTCTACTTCTTTTTGGGTCGACACTTCTTCACAAATATAGAGATAATGCCAAACAGCGGGGATCACATTGCTCTTACTACCTACTGTCTAGTCTTGGAAATGTGTAGTGAATATAATGCTTAAATTGGTGGtcaaaagacgagagagagagagagagagagagagagagagagagagagagagagagagagagagagagagagagagagagttgcctttTTTGTCTTGAAATGGCATGAGACGAAGTAGAATCGATGTTTATAGTGTACATTAGTTTTCCttgaatatggagagagagagagagagagagagagagagagagagagagagagagagagagagagagagagagagagagagagagagagagagagaatgggtgggtgggggggctcACTCCATTCGTCACACTTCGTTCAAGTTTCCCAGAAAACAAAGTATGCTGGAGAAAGTACGTGAGCTTCAGAAAaattagtaaataaaaaaaatagtcaagAGAAGACGAAATATTAGAGCTAATAATGGAAGTAGTGAAAAGTATGTTTGAATGATCAGTTCCGATTTGATGAAATGATAATATAGATGCATAAAACTCATTGAGAAAAATTTGTGTAAAGGGCAGCACTATATTTATTGGTGAATGTGTCTGGAACAagcttttttttatggtttttaCCCTAGAGCCTAGAGAAAGCAGTCAGGGTCAGACAAAAAGAcgcacttaaaaaaaataaaagagcccGCACTTAACTCCGGGCAGAAGGAAAGACAAGTCcagtgcagtttttttttttttttttgtgtgtgtgtgtgcgcccttgagctgcctcctttgttgtaaaaaaaaaaaaagtatgctcAATATAAACCCCTTAGCAAGGCCTCCATTAACAATATCACACAATCAACTCACGTGAAGTTGGCGACCTGCATCATGTGCTTGTAGGCGCTCCCCAGAATGCCCGTGACCTCCACGCTGCCGTCCTGGACCTTGTTGAGAATGGTCCTGGGCGGCGACTATGAGgaacaatggtagtagtagttgtagttgtagtagtagtagtagtagtagtagtagtagtagcaacaatagtaatggtagtaataatgataacacttaAATGGTTCATAGTTCACGATTTTGATAGTTCCGTATTCTGCTTAAGCcactttctcgtgtgtgtgtgagagagagagagagagagagagagagagagaattataggtggagcggacttttttttcttctttgtttacatCCATCGTGTGTCTTTCACTGGAGCGTGGGAAAGTCACTTAAGTGTTGTTTGTTGACCTTGTCTCGTATTGATTaccaaatacacacatacacacacacacacacacacacgtcgcgaAGATCAGGATAATGGAGTAGTATGAATAAGATGAAAGGAAT encodes the following:
- the LOC127000391 gene encoding probable glutamate receptor isoform X1 encodes the protein MNLSLFTAFITTHLLSFVSSRGAYKNLHPPLRMKVFALLLAFLSLLATTTITAEAANVISKNDLTAMMLTDLLQFFQHRRACLLASKASDQQWMPHAVWRVTRASNAFLAVLRVTEVNSTKHRVSRGHESMPSDCEVLVTHLATREDVYLFGQVFSAQPSDATWLVVTPAREVTQRLGTLYLPLDNRVTVAVYSPEPDNTTISLLSCYHIHEGDVLRVKRDGAWYYNRTNMNSQEKETNGCNNNNNNNNNENSNEGTCKEKDAPLLLRQMTYGVVEVLEGDPVLRRRDLHGMNLRCTTISSPPRTILNKVQDGSVEVTGILGSAYKHMMQVANFTSTCFATRDGHWGALKQDGHWTGLVRDIVEGHADIAMASLDVTQQRSRAVDFLMVVMRTQYLLIMKRPTNDDRKWSTFTAEFEVRVWLVLVMSLVAIHATLCLTSLQHPQQPLHPGDALMVVVAGLCGQGTNAVFRTTSSRLVFLTLLMLQVLILAHYTSYLVSSMAVGPPLPTVSTIADVTRHPRLRLSILRGSSIIEYFRTSSNPDHQEAWQKVREEDFVESREEGTDRVLHEPYVYLDAGPYLNQRFGADCRYFILPSPNFPSMSAFAVKKGSPLIPILNSIILKMKSTGLMAKWHSEWAPRPADCSDFEFVPVEASVVATAFLLLSSGAALSIVCLAWERNKAREKKMTYSRPK
- the LOC127000391 gene encoding probable glutamate receptor isoform X2, coding for MNLSLFTAFITTHLLSFVSSRGAYKNLHPPLRMKVFALLLAFLSLLATTTITAEAANVISKNDLTAMMLTDLLQFFQHRRACLLASKASDQQWMPHAVWRVTRASNAFLAVLRVTEVNSTKHRVSRGHESMPSDCEVLVTHLATREDVYLFGQVFSAQPSDATWLVVTPAREVTQRLGTLYLPLDNRVTVAVYSPEPDNTTISLLSCYHIHEGDVLRVKRDGAWYYNSQEKETNGCNNNNNNNNNENSNEGTCKEKDAPLLLRQMTYGVVEVLEGDPVLRRRDLHGMNLRCTTISSPPRTILNKVQDGSVEVTGILGSAYKHMMQVANFTSTCFATRDGHWGALKQDGHWTGLVRDIVEGHADIAMASLDVTQQRSRAVDFLMVVMRTQYLLIMKRPTNDDRKWSTFTAEFEVRVWLVLVMSLVAIHATLCLTSLQHPQQPLHPGDALMVVVAGLCGQGTNAVFRTTSSRLVFLTLLMLQVLILAHYTSYLVSSMAVGPPLPTVSTIADVTRHPRLRLSILRGSSIIEYFRTSSNPDHQEAWQKVREEDFVESREEGTDRVLHEPYVYLDAGPYLNQRFGADCRYFILPSPNFPSMSAFAVKKGSPLIPILNSIILKMKSTGLMAKWHSEWAPRPADCSDFEFVPVEASVVATAFLLLSSGAALSIVCLAWERNKAREKKMTYSRPK